The window acataaaaaatcttccttatattgaataaaaaactaataaaaataataaataagaaagatgggtatttaataaaatctcaAACTAATAGTGGTTAAGCTTATTTAGGCTAAACCTAAAAAGGGTAAAGAAATTGACTTATCCAAATTTTGGATACCATATAGTTCTAATTCATTAGctttaaaaaacttataaaaaaaattgttaatctAATTCATGGGGGACTAAAATTAGAGTGGTGAAGATCATGCGTTGTAGGTGTATTTGATGTCTTGGGAAAatattgtttatatatatttctaacAAAATGTAAACTATTATGTAACATTAATGCATTCTCAtaattatattcaatatttattttcaaaatcatatttattagaattaattgattaaaaggatgaaataatcctaatatttgtgaatttaaccCCGTTCATGTTTTTACTTGAAGAGTAatccatttttgacataaatactcTTAATTGTATTTACAtgtatgttttaaaagaaaaattatttttataagaaaatgatgagggtgtttttatcaaaatgtgaccaaaaaatgatgaagggTTAGATTTGCTTATTTTCAAAGTCtcattcaaattttcattcttttttgtcaaatttcatttggttttttttatcataattttatggATATCCATATTTgcagaaaaatcaaattaactAATATGAAACCTAAATCTAGATActctttcaaaatattcatcaaaTTAGTGTTTTTCTCTAATGCATGGTTTTCTTAGTAAATGATtgaggttttattttattttatttttggctaTTTTCCGTTTAGTTATAACTAAAGTTtttatcatagaaaataaaagagaaaatatttttcacaaaaaaatatttgatattttatgcTAATTTTACTACTATTAGGctatgataaaatattaaaatatctttatcataacatttttatgtttataatgCTTTAAAttgtgaatattttatttatcatacaactattttcttaattaaaataattttatctgtatatactattttaatttaaaaaattttatttatcatataactgtctaatattttattttttaataatttaaaaatgtgatttttgataattaaatattataacatGTGAAAATTTAACAATggaatataaaagaattttactTGCTAGTATAGTAAAATTAAGAGAGAAGTAgagtaaatattaaatatttttttatgaaaaatatttttctaaatcagTCATTTAAAATTACAGTCACTAATACCCATTAAGAGAAAATATTAGTTTGTTGAATATCCTGAAAAAGCAtctatatttagtattttatttatttattaaatgcaTTGCTTTTATACCATATATACTCAAGTTTTGGCCATTCAAATGTATGAGCTATCAAGGTAGATTCCCACCTCCATGTGACACGCGACTGAGGGGCATTCTCTAGTCCATGGAATATTGCTTTTCCCTGGAAACACTCATGACAAAGATGCCAAAGccatgattttttcatattctaaAGCAGCGTGTACAAGAATACCTTACTTCTTCCTCTTAAAGGCTTAGCCAACCTGCTTTATTCTCCATGCAAGCAAggctattttttttgttgatatacAAGCAATATTCAACAAATGCTATGATTCAAACTAAAAAACAGCAGTCTCCTGTATACACCTCATGGGATCCTCGGTTTACCTCCTTCACCATTGCACCCTCTCCATTCCGCCCTTTCGAGTTCCTTCCACTGTCAATGTTGCAAGAACTACCAGACCTAATTTCAGATTTTCGCATTCTTCTACTTCACTTCCGATGTCCTCAGGACGTCACATCGGACGCTTGCTTACTCCCATAGTCTGTGCTGCAGACGGGGTTTCTACCCCTCCAACAAACAACAAAGGTGATGACAAGATTGTGAGAACTGGGATAGGGGCTGCTATAGCTTTGACTTGTGTTCTTGGGGTCATAGGTTGCAGTTATATGATCAACCAAAAGGCCATTACATCTCCTAAAATATTCGTGACTGGTTCCTCAAGGCATAAGAACATTCACCAACCTGCTGCTAAGGTTCCCTTCTTTACACTACACATATTCTTCCTCTATTGTGGAATATAATACTATATATAATTTgcttttattactatttttatacTTCGTCTTCAAATGGGAGTGAGTGgggaggaaaggaaaagaattggTTTGATATTATGAATTCCATTCTCCAAAACCAATGGAAATCCTGAGTCCCATGTAAAAGGAAGAAATCgaacttcttttcttttcgttCCATTCACTGGTTTTACAATTATGGATGCCTAGGAGAGTACTatggaaataaaattgtaaatgcCTATATCCAGTAAaacacaaataataaaatttgagaaacaCCGTGCACATCTTGATTAGGATTGTGGACATTTGAGGTTGAAGTTTCATAACGTCCAGACCATGTACCCAAAAAGTGCCATCTCATCCTTAGTATGATAGTacagtgtttttagaaaatattgccTTCTAACAAAATGGTTTGAATGGGGTACTTTTTGAATGTGTTACAATATATTGGTGCTTTGTACATCCATGAATGCAGAAGCTAATGAATTCAAGTACTAGGTTGAGCTAATAAACATGCTAGGCACGAAATGGGGAAACAATCTTGAATACCCTTCACTTATTCACATTTTATGTTTGCAGGCAAATGAGTTAATGGAGCTAATGGATAGAGGAAAGCACAATACGGTATCTGAGAAACTGAAAGGGATGTTTCAGGAAAATCCTGATGAAGCTTATAATGTGGGGATGGAACTAATAAAGATTCTCATCAGTAGGGTATGTAACACCACAGTCGTATCAAGAACTTCATATCATCATCAATTTGGAATATACCTATATTCTACCTTGGTTAAATTAAATTCCCTGCCATTAATTGTGAGGTACCAAGTTGAGTCAAGTTGGAGATTGCATTAGAAGATTGTCACACTAAGTCTTCCTGCTTTATAATCTGCTTCTTTAATGCTGTTTGGAATATTGTTTGCTTTACAGGAAAGATTCAGAGATGGTGTCACCATAAGTGGACAACTGGAGGGTTTATATGGCAAATCGACTTCTGCCCCTCTCAAAAAGGGAAACCTTTTTCTTTACAAGGTTTGTTAATTACATTTCAGCTTTTGTGTGGTGTACAACCGTTCAAGCTCTGTTTGGGAAATCTGGTTTTGCCAAGGTTTTTGAATTTAGAAACGTATTATAGTTTTTTGGAGAAAGAAATTTTCCATTtggaaattcttttaataaagcAAACCAGAGAATGGTGTCAAGTTTCTCTTTTGTTGTGCATGTTGAATTGTAAAAACTAGAAAACAGACATCCTACTCTTTGTGTGATAAATCTTttgttagtatatattttttaaagtaatattatatagaataattgGGATATTCGTGtgttattgtaatattagattttcttataaaataaggaaatttattatgaatgtgtttataaatattataggtAACCAGGAAAAAATGTTatgagaaatatataaaaaaaaccttatgAAATAAGAGAGCTCACGGTTTAAGGTGTAGAGGTTTATAATGTAGAGGAAAGAAAGGGTGAGAGACACCTAATGAAACAAAAGAGCATGTGAGATACAAAATTGGAGAAATATGAGATGTTTTGAGATCcaataaatatatttgtttctATTGCCTTTAATATCCTTTATTGTATagtgaaatattatttttcatccatagATTCAGGTATCATTGGTGGAATCATATTAAAACATCGTATACCTTAATGTatgaattgtttatttttctgttgTTCCATTAATATGCTTGTTTCCAAGCTTCCCTTGACACAACATCATATTAGCAAGACAAGATGTATATCATGCATAATACAATAAATAAGGAATATAGATATAtctcattttatttcttgaaaaaggcattgaactTTAAGTTACTTATTTGGCCAAATTTTTTAGCTAGCTAGGCCTAATAAAAATAGGAATTTGAgcaatatatgaaattttctgTAAAATGCAGTGAGTGATTTCAGCTTGTCTATAGTTAGTTACTTGTCTCCAGTCATTTCAGCTTTGGTTGAACTCCAACTTCAGAATCATTTTTCCAAAATGTGGGAACAATTAGTTACAAATTCTACAACCATTTATTAGGTTGTGAGTGATTCAATATCCTCACCTTGATCATAAATATCATATTAAGATTAATATTAGAGGGAGTGTTGGCTAAAATGCAGTGCTATCTCTATAACTTCATGCACATACTGTTGATAatggaaaacaatttaaattttcacTGGTGATTATATTTTACAGGTTTTGATGCACGGCATGGTGGGTGAAATCGGGGAGGCAGAGCTATCGTGGAATAAGTTCAAGAATCTTCTAGGAGCAACTAGTGTTGTTCCCGTGTTGCCACGATCCTAGGGATTGATCCTAAACAGGAAATatccaaataaaatttgttctttataatttattatttaatatgagAGGGTTGTTGCATGAATGATTTAAGCCTTGATTTTACAGTCAGTTTGGAGTTTGTagtgaattaaaaaaaaaaaaaaaagcagatctgagagagagagagagagaactatGAAGTTCTATTGTTTTGCCTTCAATCCTCAATTATATTGAGtatgcattttttttgttgtaattgaATATATCTAAGTATCCTTCCCTTACCAGAACGGCTTCATTATTTCAGTTTCTCTTTCTAGTTGTCTTTTTCCATGGAAACATTTGTCTAATAAAAgccttgtgttttttttttttcttttctttttttgaatttttcgaGTCCtaaattttggatattttgattTAAGGCATATTGttacggacttagtcgttcactaagcttgtgcgacacttaggcaagtcaagatgcttgatcttgctaagtaaGCCTTGCTCctaatgcttagcttgctaggttAAGACGCTCACGACTCGAAAGTttaagaagcttagtaggcaactttttaaagaatggaaattcttattaactcaaggaagcttttacaagtgcttggaagctcacttgcttggtgccttggccaaatgaggccctcacctatttataggcaccaatggaactctctagaaccttggagggttcttTACAACTCAAgtatattctagaatgtcctacatcattctaggtacaagcctatgtacaagtatatacaagagatttctagaattctctagaaggttgtggactcctctcatgtctTCCAtcatagtgtagagttgtgtggacttctccaggcatctctagaaccttccacactcttcccactctagaagtctccaaaagcttcctagctctatataagcccatgagGAGGCTCATTTGGATCATCTTGTGACAATATGCTAAaatgcttattattattattattattattattattattattattattattattattagcatgCATGCATGGGGTTCATACTTGTTCTTTTATGAGGAACATAGACTTTTCCTAATTATTGGAGGAACACTTCACCTCTACCTCTCCATTGTTTTTACTGGTAGTGGGGTAACTAATTAGATGAGATAGAACATGGTCAATTCAATCTCGACTTATACATGAAACTCATTTGTCCAAACTCAAcctcactaaaaaaaaaaattcaactcaaGCTATCCAATCCAGGCCCGACCTAAGCCTATTTTTAAACATGTGTTAAAATCAGACTAGACTTGGGTCCATAAATATATGTTCAAATTAGTCGTCTTAGGCCCCAATGTCTAAAAACATTACTTGACTTGATAACCACAAAAGAGTTtcatgattaaataatttgaagtgTGGATTATGGAAGATgttatagtatatatatatattaattaaactgACTTATGCGTCAATTATCTCCTTTAAGTACCTTATAATGTGATTTTATGAGTTTGATAGCTCCACATGAACCCTGTTTGTAGAACtagcaattttgatttttcaccaAGTGAGGATAAGCCATTTTAGAAAGTGGGCCAAATTTGAAAACTTCTTATCAAACTTTAGTCGTTTAGTATTggtttataatataaaaatttatagagAAGAAAGATCTTGACATTgttatttgaaagtttttatttatttatttattattttttataaaaaaatgtttttatagtTAGACTCGGAAAATCAAAGTTTGATTtacttgaaattaatttttgtaagtATTTTAGTTGAATTCAAATAAGGGCTATTTCCTTATTTAcattataaatttaaagtaaatgaAAACATTTACTTAATTAATGATGTGAATAGAcaatataagaaaaaacactttttccataaaaaatttaGGGACAGATAAAAATTTAAtccataaatataatttctcttgactaaattctaaattttcaatgttgtccctaatatcaaatttttaaaaacttttcttgACGAATTTAAAATTTTCGTCATTGACATATATGATGGAAaatttagccttttttttttcttttatgttaacTCTTTTGTGACTAAAATAGGTCATTTGctcatgaaaatatttatagctaaatataattttttgcgACCAAAATGACTTTCTTACTAAAAGTTATTTTGATCTGTATTTGCTCGCAAAGTTTCTTCatcattgattttattatttcttgatGAATTGAGTAATTTTGTcattaaataatgtttttaaatacatatcaaataatatatttatcactaaatataatttttttggacaaaaatgacattcttaccaaaaacttttaatcTATATTTGCTAACCAAGTTTCTTCATCATTAATTGTATTATTTCCTGATACATTGATTAATTTTGTCACTAATTAATAGTGTTATTAAATTCTAATATTAGTAAATAATATTGATAAATAGCTAgatgatttatttaataattacttTCTATGTTCTTAGTTTTTATATAatagttatatttttataaaataatataatatattatttaaagaattaattaatatttatattttaatattttatttatattactttGTATAAATAATACTCAAAATAGTTAAAGATACATAACATTAAGTACaataatataagtttatttaaatttaaatgttttgttatataatagtaatatttttatgaaataatataaatatgtcatttggatagataatatttatattatatcacaaaatcaattttttttgtcatatgtGTTAATGATGGTTTAAAAGTGGATATCactaaaatgaaaagaataaaagatcAAAACAACCTCTCATTTgctttcaagattttttttttattggtaaaagaattttaaaagatCAAAACAACCTCTCATTTGCTttcttcaagatttttttttattggtaaaaGAATTTCTAATCATTATCAGTAATTTAACCCCACTTATTGAGGGACATTGtagtacaataatttaaaaactattcacTTTTAACAACCTCCCATGCTTAATATTCAACTAAAATtatcttatgattttaaaatttttatttagataatatttatatttaatttgatgtaaaaatcaaaatgaagtcAAAATTATAATTCTAAACGGGTCAATTTTATTACAATAAAAATCTGACTACTCATAAAAATAAgggaataaataatttttccctCAAGGAACTGTGTTACAACCTACCATTATCAACTGGTTAGTCGGACATGAGTCCCCTTTAGTTGAGTAAAATGTGGAGTTCCTATATGTGAAATTGTATTTTGTATTTACAagtaaaatctttaattttttttttctttttgtagatATTTATAAAACGACTTTCATTAGAAATTCTATGTTcattgaaaatctattttaaaaaaatgtgcaAAAGTTTATATGGAATTAAAAGGTTGTTCTCctaaacttatatttttatttaagaaatttgtCTCCAATAATGTTCTAGAAAAAAATCatactttttcaaattttattttattaatttattgttcTATTATATGTTGGGAgttatcattttaattatacTCTTAAAAATTTAGGTGCATGGGAGGTGGTTATAGAAAAAGAGGATAGAGAAAAATATGCATGCCATTGTTATCTATGATCAtggatatttatatataaatacatttgaGTTCTATTATAATTCAAATTACTTCTCCTACTCTAATCCAAACTAATAATAAACTTTTACTCTAATTCAAATTctatattctattttaattcaatctaatatactaatatttaaattaaggataacATTAATTTTTTGTGATATGCCCCCGCATAAGATGGGATTTGGTGGTTGAAAGATTAGGCAAGAGTGGATTTCAACAAGGTTTTATGTTGcctatttttttcttccatatatACTTGTGAAAATCCACATCCTCTCTTCACTTTAACAACCTACATTCCACTCGCTCTCTCGCATAGTATCTCTCTTACTCTCCCTCTTTCTATGTTTGGTTAATTTTGATATAAcaataaatttgattcttttgaatgATTAGGTTGAGaaattttgattgcaaagaaatttaaaaactaagtagttatgtttttcaaaatcatcataATGAAGTgtcatgtgaaaaaaaatattaaatttgctAACGAATAAGTGTTGGatgataatatattaaaaaacttttaGTTGTTAGTTTTGATATAGCTAAACAATAATTTTGGTTATTTCCATTGATAGGGTTGTGAGATTTTGATTGTAAAGAAATTTAATATAGATGTGGTTATATTCCCCAAAATCAtcataatgaatttatatatatatatataatttgctTCCAAATGAGCTAGACTATACTAcaataaatttttgttaatgGTCAATTTTGATATCACAAGAAATTGATTCTTTTGAACATCAAGTTGCATGATTCCAATTgcaaagaaatttgaaaattaaagttagtagttattttaattaaaaaaattataataaagaaTCATGGGAACAAATAATTGCTAGCAAATGAGTGTTGGAAGATTCTACATTTAAGAACTTTTAATAGTCATTTTTGATATAGCTAAACAATGATTTTGATTCTTTCTAATGATAGGGTTATGGGTTTTTGattgaaaagaaatttaatcCGAATGTAGATATATTTCCCAAAATCATTCTAATGATTTttgtacaaaaataaaataaaataaatttgcttCAAGATCAGAGCTAGactatattatattaaatttctaTCAATGgtcaattttgatataaaagtCAATTTGATTCTTTGAAATGGTATGGTAAAGCAATTCTAattacaaagaaatttaaaaataagtagttatatttatcaaaatcatcatAATAAACTGTCATgtgaaaaaaagttaaacattCTAACAAATGGGTGTTCAAGGATACCACATTAATGAACTTTTAAcggttttttttcttcatatagcCAAGTGATAATTTTGGCTCTTTCAAAAGTTAGGGTTGTGAGATTTTAATAAAGATGTAGTTATATCCCCCAAAATcatcataataaattttcatacaaaaaaaaaactttttttttttaaagtcttaGCTATActatattaaatttatgttatagGTCGATTTTGATATAATAatagatttgatttttttagattgcaaaaaaaaaatttaaaaagtaagtAATTATGTTAGTCAAAATCATCACACGAAGTGttgtgtggaaaaaaaaaatttgctaaGAGATGAGTGCTAGAGGATACTATAATAAAGaacttttaataattatttttgatataaccaaaaaataatttctttttctttcatatgATAAAGTTACAACATTTCTACtacaaagaaatttaatatgTATGTAGTTATATTACCTAAATTCATCATAATAAGTttttgtaaggaaaaaaaaatgttaaatattctAACAAATGGGTGTTCAAGGATTCTACACTAATGAacttttaatagtttttttttttttttttcatatagcCAAGTGATAATTTTGGCTCTTTCAAATGTTAGGGTTGCGGGATTTAAATGAAGATGTAGTTATATTCCccaaaattatcataataaattttcatacaaaacaaaataaaaaacaattttttttttaagtcttaGCTAAActatattaaatttatgttagtggtcaattttgatataataataaatttaatttttttagattgcaaaaaaaaaattagaaagtaaGTAATTATGTTAGTCAAAATCATCATAATGAATTGTtgcctgaaaaaaaaaaattgctaagaGAGGAGTGCTAGAGGATACTATAATAAAGaactaataattattttttgatataatcaaacaataattttttttttcttttagatgaTAAGGTTACAAGATTTCTATTGCAAAGAAATTTAATATGGATGTAGTTATATTACCTAAATTCATCATAATAAGTTTTTGtaaggagaaaataaaaatgttaaatataagTGGTAGGCTCATAGTGTTGCAAGAGGTAGTATATATGAAGTTATAAGCTCTATGTGTTAAACGTGGTGAAGTTGTGGGAATGGTGGTGTCATTAGTGTTGGAGGCCTTGGATATGGAGGTTATGCAAATAAAAGAAGGTAGTTGTAGGGTGTGGATAGATATATTGTGGAGTTGAAGGTGGGTTAATGAGGGCGTTGGAGATGATCATGGTTTGTAAGGTTAGTTAGGGTAATGGCCATGGGTAAGAGTCATGTCATTATGAGAGGTGTGGATGGATTAGAAAGGTGTGTGTATGTGTGGTGGCCAAGGAAGAATTTGTGTGATAAAGGTTAAAGGTTCCCCCATGGTTGTTTATTCATTGTGTTAGGGAGGTTTCATTGCAAAAGTGGAAATATGGTGAGTGGGTTTCCTTTTAGTGAAGATTACATGAGGCTAGGAGCTTTTGTGGTCATGGGTTATGGAGGCTTGGTTAAGGGCAAAGGGTAGTTGGTCATGTGGATTGACTATAGTGGAAGATTTTGAGGTTAGTGATAGGTTTATAGAAGAAGCAGACGTGTGTGGAAAG of the Vitis vinifera cultivar Pinot Noir 40024 chromosome 10, ASM3070453v1 genome contains:
- the LOC100253775 gene encoding uncharacterized protein LOC100253775; protein product: MGSSVYLLHHCTLSIPPFRVPSTVNVARTTRPNFRFSHSSTSLPMSSGRHIGRLLTPIVCAADGVSTPPTNNKGDDKIVRTGIGAAIALTCVLGVIGCSYMINQKAITSPKIFVTGSSRHKNIHQPAAKANELMELMDRGKHNTVSEKLKGMFQENPDEAYNVGMELIKILISRERFRDGVTISGQLEGLYGKSTSAPLKKGNLFLYKVLMHGMVGEIGEAELSWNKFKNLLGATSVVPVLPRS